In Dyadobacter sp. CECT 9275, the following proteins share a genomic window:
- the istA gene encoding IS21 family transposase, whose product MSKIRQILRMYSQGRSKLWIAEQTGVSRNTAKKYMTTFDASGLTFEQINSLNDKELDDFFGTVKQQPPQDRLLNLQRCFPQIDKELKRTGVTRHMLWEAYKKEFPEGFAYTQFCFHLTKWKARVNPVMHQDHKAGDKLYIDFAGVKLSIVDKETGELTEVEVFVAILGASQLTYVEAVSSQQKEDLIAACENALHYIGGVPAAIVPDNLKAAVIKSNKYEPTLNEAFADFADHYGTTILPARAYRPRDKALVEGAVKIVYSRIYAPLRKQVYNSLTELNAAILIALEAHNNQLLRGRNYSRRLQFEEIERSALAPLPILHYEFKKQLHATVMKNGHVCLSVDKHYYSVPYRFIGKKVKLLYSNSVVEAYYHYERIALHKRLKSPYNYSTDKEHLASTHRFVTDWTPDRFLEWASSIHEDVRLYILKILDRKQHPEQAYRSCIGILSFAKKAGEQRLISACQRALSYGIYNYKTIQTILEKNMDQYEDSLFADELPMPKHDNIRGEDYYQ is encoded by the coding sequence ATGAGCAAAATAAGACAGATTTTACGGATGTACAGCCAGGGCCGCAGCAAGCTCTGGATAGCGGAACAGACAGGTGTTTCCCGCAATACCGCTAAGAAGTACATGACCACTTTTGATGCGAGCGGACTTACCTTTGAACAGATCAACAGCCTGAATGATAAAGAGCTGGATGACTTTTTCGGAACGGTTAAACAGCAGCCACCGCAAGACAGATTGTTGAATCTGCAACGTTGTTTTCCGCAAATAGACAAAGAATTAAAACGGACAGGTGTTACCCGTCATATGCTTTGGGAAGCCTATAAAAAGGAATTTCCGGAAGGATTTGCTTATACCCAGTTTTGCTTTCATCTGACCAAATGGAAGGCCCGCGTTAACCCTGTGATGCATCAGGACCATAAGGCCGGCGATAAGCTGTACATCGATTTTGCAGGTGTTAAATTAAGTATTGTAGATAAAGAGACTGGTGAATTAACTGAGGTTGAAGTGTTTGTGGCTATCCTGGGAGCGAGTCAACTCACTTACGTGGAAGCAGTCAGTAGCCAGCAAAAAGAAGATCTGATCGCAGCTTGCGAGAATGCACTTCATTATATCGGTGGTGTGCCGGCAGCAATTGTTCCGGATAACCTTAAAGCTGCTGTTATAAAAAGCAATAAATACGAACCTACGCTGAACGAGGCCTTTGCCGATTTTGCTGATCATTATGGGACTACGATATTACCTGCACGCGCTTACCGGCCAAGAGATAAGGCGTTGGTGGAAGGTGCTGTCAAAATCGTTTACAGCCGTATTTATGCGCCTTTAAGAAAGCAGGTTTACAACTCACTGACAGAGTTAAACGCAGCTATATTGATTGCTCTCGAGGCTCATAATAACCAACTGCTTCGGGGCCGTAATTACAGTCGCAGACTCCAGTTTGAAGAAATTGAGCGCAGTGCTCTGGCCCCGCTTCCGATCCTGCATTATGAGTTCAAAAAACAGCTACATGCCACTGTAATGAAGAACGGACATGTCTGCCTGAGCGTTGACAAGCACTATTATAGTGTCCCATACCGGTTTATCGGCAAGAAAGTCAAGTTGTTGTATTCCAATTCTGTGGTTGAAGCATATTATCATTACGAACGTATCGCCCTTCATAAAAGGCTTAAAAGTCCCTATAATTATTCTACCGATAAAGAACATCTGGCCAGTACACACCGCTTCGTAACAGACTGGACACCAGATCGATTCTTGGAGTGGGCTTCCTCGATCCATGAAGATGTCAGGTTGTATATTCTTAAAATCCTGGATCGCAAACAGCATCCCGAACAGGCCTACCGCTCCTGTATTGGTATCCTCTCTTTTGCGAAGAAAGCTGGTGAACAACGCCTGATCAGCGCGTGCCAAAGGGCTTTAAGCTATGGTATCTACAACTATAAAACAATCCAGACTATACTGGAAAAAAATATGGATCAATATGAAGACAGCCTGTTTGCAGACGAATTACCCATGCCCAAACACGATAATATCAGAGGCGAAGACTATTATCAATAA
- the istB gene encoding IS21-like element helper ATPase IstB — protein sequence MNTNTLEKLRKLKFYGMFHAFKSSLESGKTNDYTADELLAHLVDAEWDDRNNRRVERQILYARFRYKAMVENIHYHADRSIDRNQIMRLAECSFIGRNENLLITGSTGIGKSYVASAIGHQACILGYRVMYASTPKLFAKLKMAKADGSYIKEITKIERQQLLILDDFGIQPFDAQSRAALMEIIEDRHGKTSLIITSQLPVSKWHEVIGEKTIADAILDRIVHDAHRVELKGESMRRKRKTELETSYE from the coding sequence ATGAACACAAACACTTTGGAAAAGTTACGCAAGCTAAAATTTTACGGCATGTTCCATGCCTTTAAAAGTAGCCTGGAAAGTGGAAAGACTAATGATTACACGGCGGATGAGCTTTTAGCTCATCTAGTTGACGCTGAATGGGATGACAGAAATAACCGTCGGGTCGAACGCCAGATCTTGTACGCACGGTTCCGCTATAAGGCCATGGTCGAAAATATCCACTATCATGCTGATAGAAGTATTGACCGTAATCAGATCATGCGCCTAGCAGAATGCTCCTTTATTGGCCGAAATGAAAACCTACTGATCACAGGCAGTACCGGAATCGGTAAAAGCTATGTAGCATCTGCGATTGGTCATCAGGCATGTATACTTGGCTACCGCGTAATGTATGCCAGTACTCCCAAATTGTTTGCCAAACTCAAAATGGCCAAGGCGGATGGATCCTATATCAAAGAAATTACAAAAATAGAACGGCAACAACTTCTTATCCTGGACGACTTTGGTATCCAGCCGTTCGATGCCCAGAGCCGGGCAGCACTGATGGAAATCATAGAAGACAGGCACGGAAAAACATCCCTGATAATTACTTCTCAGTTGCCTGTTAGCAAATGGCATGAAGTAATAGGAGAAAAAACCATTGCTGATGCCATTTTAGATCGTATAGTACATGATGCACACCGGGTTGAATTAAAGGGGGAATCAATGAGAAGAAAACGAAAAACGGAGCTCGAAACCAGCTACGAATAA
- a CDS encoding ISAon1 family transposase — translation MSVDINPNSAWAIGRFYGVNGKSLLRQYRDFQSGFKNWDQRGHAKKWLLFPQNLGSHLSIDETSLSHGELYTILTNKAARGGKGSIVAIVAGTKAEAVIEVIRKIPESLRKKVTEITLDMASSMTMIAKRCFPRAVRVTDRFHVQRLAVEALQEIRIKHRWDALDKENDAIEQAKVSQTGYFGEVDHLIPWQIDHLINWRPVVENASRSDSKLVNKSYNYS, via the coding sequence ATATCAGTAGATATCAACCCGAATAGCGCCTGGGCGATTGGACGGTTCTATGGGGTTAACGGCAAAAGCTTATTACGTCAATACCGCGATTTTCAAAGTGGGTTTAAAAATTGGGACCAACGGGGCCATGCTAAAAAGTGGCTGCTCTTTCCTCAAAATCTAGGATCCCACCTATCAATCGACGAGACCAGTCTTTCTCACGGCGAACTCTACACCATTCTTACAAACAAAGCAGCCAGAGGCGGTAAAGGCAGTATAGTGGCCATTGTGGCTGGCACCAAAGCAGAAGCGGTCATTGAGGTCATCCGCAAAATTCCGGAATCACTTCGCAAGAAAGTGACTGAAATAACCTTAGACATGGCCAGTAGCATGACTATGATCGCCAAGCGTTGTTTCCCGCGGGCAGTGCGCGTCACTGACCGCTTCCATGTACAAAGATTGGCAGTCGAAGCCCTTCAAGAAATCCGCATTAAACACCGATGGGATGCGTTGGACAAGGAAAACGATGCCATTGAGCAGGCAAAGGTTTCTCAGACTGGGTATTTCGGAGAAGTTGACCACCTGATTCCGTGGCAAATTGACCACCTAATTAACTGGCGGCCGGTAGTAGAAAATGCTAGTAGAAGCGATTCAAAATTAGTAAATAAAAGTTATAATTATTCGTAG
- a CDS encoding ISAon1 family transposase N-terminal region protein, which translates to MESFLPIIQFLLPEFILENFELTSIDRQDGVFHVHIDEKNADETDPERRNLLSKGFFPTITVQDFPIRGHKVFLHIKRRRWLNSKTGKVVYRDWAEVGKGTRMTSEFAAFLKDISRYQPE; encoded by the coding sequence TTGGAGAGTTTCTTACCCATTATTCAGTTTCTATTACCTGAGTTCATCCTCGAAAATTTTGAGTTAACTTCTATCGACCGGCAGGATGGTGTCTTCCACGTGCATATTGATGAGAAAAATGCGGACGAGACTGATCCAGAAAGAAGGAACCTGCTCTCCAAAGGCTTCTTCCCGACGATTACTGTCCAGGATTTCCCGATTCGGGGCCATAAAGTCTTTCTTCACATTAAACGCCGCAGATGGCTTAATAGCAAAACAGGAAAAGTAGTGTACAGAGATTGGGCAGAAGTAGGCAAAGGAACGCGAATGACTAGTGAATTCGCGGCTTTTTTAAAAGATATCAGTAGATATCAACCCGAATAG
- a CDS encoding ABC transporter permease — MNIRENVDEGLRSIQSNLLRTVLTALIIAIGITSLVGILTAIEGIQNSVNSSFADLGANTFTVENRQDNRFRSGGRREKRYPVITYHQAMEFSGHFREEFQATVSLSAPIGGAVQANFRSKKTNPNSNVTGADDQYLAINGYKIDMGRNFNKNDLENSLNVTILGQEIARNLFGDLDPVNKEITFMGAKFKVIGVLQKKGSLGGGSDSDRIILVPLDSGRGLAANRALTYNITASAPNISDGELIVEEARGLMRRIRNDELGKEDSFTIERADAMAKDFENISGYLRMGGFGIGIITLLGASIALMNIMLVSVTERTREIGIRKSLGATPRVIRFQFLIEAIVVCIIGGIGGLFLGIIIGNIISNSISAGSSFVVPWLWMAMGILVCVAVGVISGIYPAIKASRLDPIEALRYE; from the coding sequence ATGAATATCAGGGAAAATGTAGACGAAGGCTTAAGATCCATACAATCCAATTTGCTGCGGACAGTACTTACCGCCCTCATTATAGCGATTGGAATTACTTCTCTGGTTGGTATCCTCACGGCCATAGAAGGAATACAAAACTCAGTAAACAGCAGTTTTGCTGACTTGGGAGCCAATACTTTTACGGTTGAGAACCGCCAGGACAACCGTTTCCGTTCGGGCGGAAGAAGAGAGAAACGCTACCCTGTGATCACTTATCACCAGGCCATGGAGTTTTCAGGACATTTCCGTGAAGAGTTCCAGGCAACGGTATCACTATCTGCACCCATCGGAGGTGCCGTGCAAGCCAATTTCCGATCAAAAAAGACCAATCCCAATAGTAACGTCACCGGTGCAGACGACCAGTACCTGGCCATCAACGGATATAAGATAGATATGGGGAGAAATTTCAATAAGAACGACCTGGAAAACTCGTTGAACGTTACGATCCTGGGGCAGGAAATTGCAAGAAACCTCTTTGGTGACCTTGATCCCGTCAATAAGGAAATCACCTTCATGGGTGCCAAATTCAAGGTCATCGGCGTATTACAAAAGAAAGGCTCACTTGGCGGAGGCAGTGATTCTGACCGAATTATTTTGGTTCCTCTTGACAGTGGCCGGGGACTCGCCGCCAACCGGGCATTGACTTACAATATCACCGCATCGGCACCTAACATTTCAGATGGAGAATTGATTGTTGAAGAAGCGCGCGGACTGATGCGACGGATCAGAAATGATGAGCTAGGGAAAGAAGATTCCTTCACCATAGAACGTGCCGACGCAATGGCAAAAGATTTCGAGAATATATCGGGATATCTCCGCATGGGAGGCTTTGGTATCGGCATCATCACGCTACTGGGAGCCTCCATTGCACTGATGAATATCATGCTTGTTTCTGTTACAGAACGCACCCGGGAGATAGGCATACGTAAGTCATTGGGAGCAACCCCGCGGGTCATAAGGTTCCAGTTTCTGATCGAGGCGATCGTTGTATGCATTATAGGAGGAATCGGCGGATTGTTTCTGGGAATTATCATCGGCAACATCATATCCAACTCCATCAGTGCCGGAAGTTCCTTTGTAGTACCTTGGTTATGGATGGCAATGGGTATACTGGTTTGCGTAGCGGTGGGGGTAATTTCCGGTATTTACCCGGCCATAAAAGCCTCCCGCCTTGACCCCATTGAGGCATTGAGATATGAATGA
- a CDS encoding asparagine synthetase B yields MKHFFIPLIIFFMLSGSCWANRILIPMDETQKNHLKAYGISYWILKNFEIEIDWLLNYRGGSFLVPYSQSFTSEMTIRGISFNVISEGQAGDILNQISAPDVNMDAVKLQKAPRVAVYSPKSKLPWDDAVTLVLTYAEIPYDVVYDDEVLNGKLPEYDWLHLHHEDFTGQFGKFFQYKDYPWYREQKQEAEGTAEKFQFSSVPQMKLAVAKKISEFVSGGGYMFAMCNATDTFDIALAADGIDIVESMYDGTPADPTANGKLNYDNSFAFRDFKTIPYPYEIEFSDIDNQPDERGLTEANDFFTLFQFSAKWDPVPSMLTQNHQSIIKGFLGQTTAFKNKFVKPEVVILAENKPAHEARYIHSTHGKGFFTFYGGHDPEDYQHRVGEEPTDLNLHPNSAGYRLILNNILFPAAKKKKLKT; encoded by the coding sequence ATGAAACACTTCTTTATTCCGCTTATCATTTTTTTTATGTTGTCGGGATCCTGTTGGGCAAACAGGATACTGATCCCAATGGATGAAACGCAGAAAAATCATCTGAAAGCTTACGGGATATCGTATTGGATACTCAAAAATTTTGAGATCGAAATCGACTGGTTGCTCAATTACAGGGGCGGGAGCTTTCTGGTGCCTTATTCTCAATCATTTACTTCTGAAATGACCATACGGGGTATCAGTTTTAATGTCATTTCCGAGGGACAGGCGGGCGACATCCTGAACCAGATCAGTGCACCGGATGTGAATATGGACGCTGTAAAACTGCAAAAAGCGCCCCGGGTAGCCGTTTATTCACCAAAGTCCAAATTACCCTGGGACGACGCCGTGACGCTGGTACTTACCTATGCGGAAATACCTTATGATGTGGTATATGACGATGAGGTACTCAATGGTAAATTGCCGGAATACGACTGGCTTCACCTGCACCATGAAGATTTTACAGGTCAGTTTGGGAAGTTTTTTCAATACAAGGATTATCCCTGGTACCGCGAGCAAAAGCAAGAAGCAGAGGGTACTGCCGAAAAATTCCAGTTCAGTTCTGTTCCTCAAATGAAACTGGCAGTAGCCAAGAAAATATCTGAATTCGTATCAGGGGGGGGATATATGTTTGCCATGTGTAATGCAACCGATACTTTTGACATTGCTCTCGCAGCAGACGGAATTGACATTGTGGAAAGCATGTACGACGGCACCCCTGCGGACCCTACCGCCAATGGAAAGCTCAATTATGATAATTCATTTGCATTCAGGGATTTTAAAACGATACCTTATCCTTATGAAATCGAGTTCTCCGATATTGATAACCAGCCTGACGAAAGAGGCTTGACCGAAGCCAACGATTTTTTTACCCTGTTCCAGTTTTCAGCGAAATGGGATCCGGTTCCCAGTATGCTGACTCAAAATCACCAGTCAATCATCAAGGGATTTCTGGGACAGACCACCGCTTTCAAAAACAAATTTGTCAAGCCGGAAGTAGTAATACTGGCCGAAAACAAACCTGCCCACGAAGCCCGTTACATCCATAGCACGCACGGCAAAGGATTCTTCACTTTTTACGGCGGGCACGATCCTGAGGATTACCAGCACAGGGTAGGTGAGGAACCGACCGACCTTAACCTGCACCCCAACTCCGCAGGGTACCGGCTGATCCTCAACAATATCCTTTTCCCAGCTGCGAAAAAGAAAAAGTTAAAAACGTAA
- a CDS encoding site-2 protease family protein: MQSNTRTYVIQGLLFLATLITTTMAGAEWMYGNIFSFVYDFFRFIAEKSSGEKIPVTGHPMGWKEFFAGLQFSVPFLLILTVHEFGHYFVAKAHKVKVTLPYYIPLWFGISQSIGTMGAFIRIKSVVTSRLKFFDIGIAGPLAGFVVALGVLWYGFTHLPPPEFIFTIHPEYARFGLSYPQFVYENSAGNFILGDNMLFWFFKTYVADPTRLPHAYEMIHYPLIFAGYLALFFTSLNLIPIGQLDGGHILYGMIGKEKFNVVAPVLFALFAFYGGLGLFRPESFAIGSDEVFYEQLFYLFLYIYFLYICFRRISDNPMNGLMISLIIVVAQFGVTYIRPDWDGYTGFLPFIFILGRFLGVRHPETEENKPLGTARTVLGIVAIIIFIISFSPKPFIIL; encoded by the coding sequence ATGCAGTCTAATACTCGTACTTACGTTATTCAGGGATTGCTGTTTCTGGCGACACTCATTACCACCACCATGGCTGGAGCAGAGTGGATGTACGGCAACATTTTCTCATTCGTTTACGATTTTTTCCGGTTCATCGCCGAAAAAAGTTCCGGGGAAAAAATTCCGGTAACGGGCCATCCCATGGGCTGGAAAGAGTTTTTTGCCGGGTTGCAATTTTCAGTACCTTTCCTGCTGATTCTGACCGTCCACGAATTTGGCCATTATTTTGTTGCCAAAGCGCATAAGGTCAAAGTTACCCTGCCCTACTACATCCCCCTTTGGTTTGGAATCTCTCAGAGTATCGGGACGATGGGCGCATTTATCAGGATTAAGTCGGTAGTTACTTCCCGGCTCAAATTTTTTGATATCGGTATTGCGGGGCCGCTGGCAGGTTTTGTTGTTGCGCTGGGTGTGTTGTGGTACGGCTTCACCCATTTGCCGCCGCCAGAATTCATCTTTACCATCCATCCGGAATATGCCCGTTTCGGCCTGAGTTATCCCCAGTTTGTTTACGAAAATTCAGCCGGCAACTTTATTTTGGGGGACAATATGCTTTTCTGGTTTTTCAAGACCTACGTAGCTGACCCGACACGCCTGCCGCATGCCTATGAGATGATTCACTATCCACTCATTTTTGCGGGATACCTGGCGCTGTTTTTTACTTCACTGAACCTGATCCCCATTGGTCAGCTGGACGGCGGGCATATTCTTTACGGAATGATAGGTAAAGAAAAGTTTAATGTCGTTGCACCCGTTCTTTTTGCCCTTTTTGCATTTTACGGAGGTCTCGGTCTGTTTCGCCCCGAATCCTTTGCCATAGGGAGCGACGAGGTTTTCTATGAACAGCTGTTTTATCTTTTTCTTTATATCTACTTTTTATACATCTGCTTCCGCCGAATCAGCGACAATCCCATGAACGGGCTGATGATCAGTCTGATCATTGTAGTAGCACAATTTGGTGTAACCTACATCCGCCCCGACTGGGATGGCTATACGGGCTTCCTGCCTTTTATCTTTATCCTTGGGCGTTTCCTTGGTGTACGACATCCCGAAACAGAAGAGAATAAGCCACTAGGCACCGCAAGAACCGTACTGGGCATCGTTGCGATTATCATTTTCATAATATCGTTCAGCCCCAAACCTTTCATTATCTTGTAA
- a CDS encoding HAD family hydrolase gives MKNDKIKNIIFDLGDVILNIDVPLASLSFADLSGKDQKEVLTIFRENDVFRQFETGFLSEADFRNFVRSILNNNEWDDHIIDKAWNSLLLDLPLERVELLKKLSQSYRLFLLSNTSSIHITQVHKILHAATGIEKLDDLFEKVYLSYEMGLMKPDIRIYQQVLDDSGLSAEETIFLDDNLDNINGAAKLGIEAIHVQKPLTILDYLKDYAV, from the coding sequence ATGAAAAACGACAAAATAAAGAATATCATTTTTGATCTCGGGGACGTAATCCTCAACATAGATGTCCCGCTGGCTTCCTTGTCGTTTGCGGACCTGAGTGGTAAAGATCAAAAGGAAGTACTAACCATCTTCAGAGAGAATGACGTATTCCGCCAATTTGAAACGGGATTTCTGAGCGAGGCCGACTTCCGGAATTTTGTCCGTTCTATCCTCAATAATAATGAATGGGACGACCATATTATCGATAAAGCCTGGAACAGCCTGCTGCTCGACCTGCCCCTTGAAAGAGTTGAACTGCTGAAAAAACTCTCACAATCTTACCGGTTATTCCTGTTAAGCAATACCAGTTCTATCCATATTACCCAGGTACATAAAATTCTGCATGCAGCCACCGGTATAGAAAAGCTGGACGACCTGTTTGAGAAAGTTTACCTCTCTTATGAAATGGGTCTGATGAAACCGGATATCAGGATTTATCAGCAGGTACTGGACGATTCAGGCCTGTCTGCTGAGGAAACCATTTTCCTTGATGATAACCTCGATAATATTAACGGAGCTGCAAAGCTTGGGATTGAGGCAATCCACGTTCAAAAACCACTCACAATCCTGGATTATCTGAAAGACTATGCAGTCTAA
- a CDS encoding acetyl-CoA carboxylase carboxyltransferase subunit alpha encodes MRTYLDFEKPMAELEKKLEEMKALAKENNVDVSDAISLLENNITDLRKEIFENLTRWQRVQLSRHPDRPYTLDYIELICDEFIELHGDRQVRDDPAIIGGLANVGGQSFMLIGQQKGRNTKQRQYRNFGMPNPEGYRKALRLMQLAEKFNKPIVTLIDTPGAFPGMEAEERGQGEAIAKNLKEMFMLKVPVICIIIGEGASGGALGIAIGDRVLMLENTWYSVISPENCSAILWRSWDFKEQAAEAMKITARDMKQNKLIDGIVSEPLGGAHLDHSWMADELKRVILENIKELSKIKPEKRIEQRIDKFCAMGVVVE; translated from the coding sequence ATGAGAACATATCTGGATTTTGAAAAACCAATGGCAGAGCTGGAAAAAAAGCTCGAAGAAATGAAGGCCTTAGCAAAAGAGAATAATGTGGATGTCTCTGACGCTATCTCACTGTTGGAAAACAACATCACCGACCTTCGGAAGGAAATTTTTGAAAACCTTACCCGCTGGCAGCGCGTGCAGCTCTCGCGGCACCCTGACCGGCCGTACACGCTTGATTATATAGAACTCATCTGTGACGAGTTCATTGAGCTGCACGGAGACAGGCAGGTAAGGGACGATCCGGCTATTATTGGCGGGCTGGCAAACGTGGGCGGACAATCTTTTATGCTCATTGGGCAGCAAAAAGGACGTAATACAAAGCAGCGACAGTATCGTAATTTTGGGATGCCTAATCCGGAAGGTTACCGAAAAGCGCTGCGGCTGATGCAACTTGCCGAAAAATTCAACAAACCGATTGTTACCCTGATAGACACACCTGGTGCATTTCCAGGAATGGAAGCGGAGGAACGCGGGCAAGGAGAAGCCATCGCCAAAAACCTGAAGGAAATGTTTATGCTGAAGGTACCGGTAATTTGTATCATCATTGGCGAGGGAGCATCGGGAGGTGCTTTAGGCATCGCGATTGGTGACAGGGTATTGATGCTTGAAAATACCTGGTATTCGGTAATATCTCCTGAAAACTGCTCTGCCATTCTGTGGCGCAGCTGGGATTTCAAAGAGCAGGCAGCCGAAGCCATGAAGATTACAGCCCGGGATATGAAACAGAACAAGCTGATAGACGGTATCGTTTCCGAACCACTGGGCGGCGCTCACCTGGATCATTCCTGGATGGCAGATGAACTGAAAAGAGTCATTCTGGAAAACATCAAAGAGTTGTCAAAGATAAAACCGGAAAAAAGAATCGAACAGCGCATCGATAAATTCTGCGCAATGGGTGTGGTGGTGGAATAA
- a CDS encoding MBL fold metallo-hydrolase RNA specificity domain-containing protein — protein sequence MKLTFWGAAQQVTGSMFLLESDDYRILIDCGSDFDLDETARKTRYEEQKGVFPFEASLINTVLLTHAHIDHSGNIPNLFKEGFEGRVVCTEPTLALTSLLLKDAANLHQKRLNARNSSSGKKKSKKSREVPKDYYVEKNVNEALENFVPVSFGQRYRIADHISITFYPAGHLLGAAHIVVEVMENGERKRIAFSGDIGRSNYPLLIDPQEIPQVDYLVCESTYGNRLHENQGSPVDALAEVIKRTCVDIPGRLIIPSFSVGRTQALLYTLNKIYLNHSFPSIKVFSDSPLAYSSTKVYQRYVRMLNKEARNFQEENDMLFDFDNLIYLENAEASRAISNYNEPCIIISSSGMVQGGRVEHHVEANIGNPYATILMIGYASEGTLGWRLLNGQETISIRGKQLPVLANIEKIDVFSGHGDQNDLIKFVKMQDPEKLKRIFLVHGEQQSMADFQTIVNKFGYDAVEVPKRGQVFEL from the coding sequence ATGAAATTGACATTTTGGGGAGCTGCACAGCAAGTTACAGGTAGTATGTTCCTTCTGGAATCCGACGACTACCGTATTTTGATCGATTGCGGTTCAGATTTTGATTTGGATGAAACCGCCCGGAAAACAAGATATGAAGAACAAAAAGGCGTTTTTCCTTTTGAGGCCAGTCTCATCAACACAGTATTGCTGACACACGCTCACATAGACCATTCCGGGAATATTCCCAACTTATTTAAAGAAGGTTTTGAAGGAAGAGTTGTTTGTACCGAACCCACGCTGGCGCTTACGTCACTCCTCCTAAAGGATGCTGCCAACCTGCACCAAAAGCGCCTTAATGCACGCAACAGCTCCTCTGGGAAGAAAAAAAGCAAAAAAAGCCGGGAGGTACCCAAGGATTATTATGTTGAGAAAAACGTAAATGAAGCTTTGGAAAATTTTGTTCCGGTTTCGTTCGGGCAGCGGTATCGTATCGCAGACCATATCTCTATAACATTCTACCCCGCCGGGCATTTACTGGGTGCCGCGCACATTGTGGTGGAGGTAATGGAAAACGGCGAAAGAAAGCGCATTGCTTTTTCGGGAGATATCGGACGGAGCAATTATCCCCTGCTGATCGACCCTCAGGAAATCCCTCAGGTAGACTACCTTGTTTGTGAAAGTACTTACGGAAACCGGCTCCATGAAAACCAGGGAAGCCCGGTGGATGCGCTCGCGGAAGTGATCAAAAGAACCTGTGTGGATATACCTGGCAGGCTTATCATTCCTTCGTTTTCGGTCGGACGCACACAGGCCTTGCTGTATACGCTGAACAAAATTTACCTGAACCATTCCTTTCCTAGCATCAAGGTATTTTCGGACAGCCCACTTGCCTATAGCAGCACGAAGGTTTATCAGCGTTATGTTCGGATGCTCAACAAGGAGGCACGAAATTTTCAGGAAGAGAATGACATGCTGTTCGACTTTGATAACCTGATTTACCTGGAAAACGCCGAGGCAAGCCGGGCGATTTCCAATTATAATGAACCTTGTATCATTATTTCGTCGTCGGGGATGGTACAGGGCGGAAGGGTCGAACACCACGTGGAAGCCAATATCGGAAACCCCTATGCTACCATTCTGATGATCGGTTACGCTTCCGAAGGAACTCTCGGCTGGCGTCTTTTGAACGGGCAGGAAACGATATCCATACGTGGAAAACAGTTGCCGGTCTTGGCTAATATTGAAAAAATTGACGTATTTAGTGGCCACGGAGATCAAAACGATTTGATTAAATTTGTAAAAATGCAGGATCCGGAGAAGCTGAAACGCATATTTCTGGTTCACGGAGAGCAGCAAAGTATGGCTGATTTTCAGACAATAGTTAATAAATTCGGTTATGATGCAGTTGAAGTACCCAAAAGAGGACAAGTATTTGAACTGTAA